CCGGTGAGCCAGACGGTCTGCTGGTCGGTGCGCAGTTCGAGGACGGCGTCGCGGAGTTCGGGGTACACGGACCGGACGGCCCGGTCGAAACCGTGGTGGACGTACCCCTTGCCGCCCGGCCCGGGGACCGGCGGGGTGGCGGTGTCGCTCAGCCAGCCGCGGATCGTCCCGGCGTCGGTCCCGCGGAAGCCCGCGACGATCATGCGGTCGCTCGCCATCACGTACGCCCGGGTGTCCTCGATCGGGAACGGTTTGGGGTGGCGGGACTCGAAGTGCCGGACCTCGTCGAAGCCCCAGGTGCGGGCCAGAGCCTCGACGGCGGGGCGGGCGCGGTAGGCGAGGGCGGCGGCCCGGGCCATCCAGTACGCGTGCGGGAGGCTGTGGGAGGTGGCGGCGTGGTCGAACGGCGGAACGGCCATGGTGCGGGTCCTCCGGCGGGGGAGCGGCGCGGCGGGCGGCCGGCGCCGGGCGGGCAGGTCCCTGGGCAACCTAAGCCGTGCGCGAAGGGGGCGGTGCGGCGCCACTCCGGAGGTCACCCGGCCGGCGGCGGCCGCCCGTGGCCCCGTACGGCCGAAGGCCCGGCAGCGGTGGCTGCCGGGCCCTTCACCGACTCACCGTCAGCTGGTCTGGATCGAGGTGTCGTCGATCACGAAGCTGGTCTGCAGCGAGGAGTCCTCGGTGCCGGTGAACTTCAGCGTGACGCTCTGGCCCGCGTAGGCGGACAGGTCGAAGGTCTTCTGCACGTAGCTGCCGGTCGCGTTCGCGTTGGAGAGCGTGGTCAGCGTGGTGCCGTTGGCCTGGACCGTGAGCTTGTCGTAGACGGTGCTGCCGGACTCGGCGGTGTCGATGCGGACCCAGAAGCTCAGGGTCGCCTTGCAGCCGGCCGGGATGGACACGGTCTGGGAGAGGGTGTCGGTGTGGGTGGAGCCGTAGCCGTTCAGCCAGGCCTTCCAGGAGCCGGTCCGGGCCGGCCGGCCGGTGCTGTTGTCGATCACGCCCGAGGATGCGGTCCACGGCGCGGCGGAGCCGGTCTCGAAGCCGGCGTTGCCGAGCAGCTGGGTGCCGGTGCAGCCGCCGCCGGTGGTGTTGACCGTCCAGGTGAAGCTGGCGGAGGCGGTCTTGTTGGCGGCGTCCTTGGCGGTCACCGTGACGGTGGAGGTGCCCGCGGCGGTCGGGGTGCCGGTGATCAGGCCGCTGGAGCTGATCGACAGGCCGGCCGGCAGGCCGGTGGCCGAGAAGGTCAGCGGCGCTGTGCCCCCGGAGGCCTGGACCTGCAGGCTGACCGCGGTGTTCACCACGGTGGTCTGGTTGCCCGGGTTGGTCACCGACACGGCGGTGCCGGCCGGCTTGGTGAGCAGGCAGCCGCTGACGCTCAGGTCGATGGCCCGGTTGGTGCCGAGGCAGGTGGTGAACCAGTAGGTCTCCTCACCGTAGCTCTGGCCCTTGGTGACGGTGGTGGTGCCGTCGGCCGCGACCTCGCACGGGTTGTTGAGGGTGCACATCTCGCCGTCGTCGTTACCGGTGTTGTTGATACCGACGATCTTCTTGGAGGCGGCGTCGACGATCGGCGAACCCGAGGTGCCGTGGGTGGTGTTGCAGCCGGAGCTGTAGCGGATCGAGTCGTGCCAGGTCCACTCGTCCTCGCGCAGGGTGTCGACGAACCCGTTGATCGAGCAGTTCCACACCTGCTTCCAGTACGAGGAGGGGATGAACATCGAGGAGCCGTCGACCGGGTGGGTGTCGCTGATGGTGAGGGCCGTGGCGCCGAACTTGGAGGTGATCGAGGCGAAGGTGTCGGTCAGCTGGTACAGCGCGACGTCGGTGCCGGTCATCGTGGCGTAGAGGACCTTGTCCGCGGTCACCGTGCCCAGGGAGGAGCCGGCGCCGTTGAGGAGCGTGCCGCTGCGGCTGGCCGAGGCGTTGAGGATCACCTGGCCGGCGGAGGGCATGGTCGGCAGGCAGTGGCCGTTGGTGAGCATCATGGCCCGGTCGGTGCCCACCGAGGAGGGGTAACGCACCAGCGAGGCCGAGCAGTTGCTCAGGGCGATGGTGGAGGTCAGATCATTGGCCTGGACGGCCTGCGCCGGTGAGGCGGCTGTCAGCGTGGCCGCGACGACCGCGGCCGTGCCGACTATGGAGGCAAGTCCCTTGAGCATGGGTCTCCTTGTGGGGGATGGCCCGGCGCGCGGCGGTTGCGCGCGTCCGGACCGCAAAAAACTGCCATGGTCACTTCAACCAGTCAACTGTTCGGCCGTAATTGGAGGTTGGCCTGTGCACTTGGGCACTCGGCGGCGGGAGGAGGGTCCCTGACGGGTCGTACGCGGCCTTGTTCGTCCGGTCGGGGCGGCTTCGGGTGGCTTCGGGGTGGTGGCGGTCCGGCGGGTCGGCCGGGTGGCGGGCGCGTAGGATGCGGACCGTGATCACGGTGGCCACGTGGAACGTCCTGCACCGCGTCCACGCCGAGAACTGGGGTGAGGACGTCCCCGCGCACTGGCCGGACGAGGCGGCGCGGATCGCCGCGATCAGCCGGCTGCTGGCCGGCCGGACCGAGCGCGTGATCGCCCTCCAGGAGGTCAGCGGCGACCAACTCACGTCCCTGCGAGACGCGTTGCGCGGCCGGACGGTCCATGCGATGCGCTATCCGCGGACGCCCCGGCCGCGCCACGGGCCGGTCGCGCTCGCCGATCCGGCCGAGTACCTGGTGCTGGCCGTGGACGGGTCGCGGGAGCGGGTCGCGGCCGAGGTCTACCCGGAGGACCCGGGCAAGGGCCTGCTCGCCGTCCGGGTGGAGGGCGTGCTGTGCGTGGCCACCCATGTGAGCTTCGGCGAGCGGCGGGCCGGCCAGCTGGCGCGGCTGGCGGAGGTGGCCGCCGCCCGGCCCGGGGAGCCGGCCCTCCTGCTCGGGGACTTCAACGCCGACCGCGCCACCGTGGCCGCCGGGCTCGGCGCCGGCTTCGCGGTGGCCGACCTCCCGCCCGGCGGGCCGCCCACCCGGGTGCGCGGCGGGGGCGGCAGGGCGCAGTGGATCGACCACGTGGTGGTCCACGGCGCCGAGGTCGCCGGGGCGGCGGTGGAGGAGGTGGCCGGCCTGTCCGACCACAACCTCGTCCACGCCACGGTCACCCCGTTCCCGGCCTGACTCCGGCTTCGGGACCTGAAGGAAATCGGGCGGTGGAGGGGTTCGGTGTGTTGGAGCCGGGACCCCGTACCGGCGGGCGCTGCACGGGCCGGGTGGATGCTCAGAGTGATCATCTTTCCGGGGCCGGCCCGCCCCGAGGCCGGGGAGGGTGCCCCCGGCCGCGGTGTTCCCATGGTTAAAGCCGCTGATCAGACTCCGGATGAGGGCCTCTGCCCTGGAACTGCGGGACGGGTGGGCGAGCCGGCTGTAGCCGTGACGTAACGTAGCGGAGAAGTGCTCGACATTGGGCCGTTACCTGAGTCACTATGGGCGGTGGACGGGTGGATCCGGAGGTCTCCGGAGCCGACCGTCCGTTCAGAATGTGAAAGCAAATGTCTGTCGCGACGGAGCGACCATGTACCCCACTCACCCCAGTCAGGCGGGAGCCGGTTCCGCGGCTCTCTATCTGCGCTGCTATCCCTACGACCACTGGGGGATGACCGCCCACCTCCACGCCCTCGAGGACCACGCCGCCCGTCTCGGCTTCAGCAACCCCCGGCTGTTCCTGGACAACGGCATCTCCTCCCGTGCCGCCGACCGCCCACAGCTGCGGATGCTGCTGTCGCGCGCCGCCACGGGTCAGATCGACACCGTCATCGTCCCCGGCCGGTGGACGTTCTCCCTGGACGACCCCACCGCGGACGCGATCACCAGCTTCCTGCGCAGCGTGGGCACGGACATCATCGAGCTGCCCGGCCGCCGCCGCGCCGCCGCCTGACCCGTCCCCCCGCGCCATCCGCGCGCCCCTGCCCCGGCGGCCCCGACCAGGCCCGCCGACCACGGTCACCCGCGCCGCCCGACCCAGGCGACCCCACCCGCCGAAGCCGCCACCGTGCCGAGCCCACCCCGCCGGCCGAGAGGCGACCGACCGAGCTTCCGCGGCCGCGACCGGCCGCGACCCGTGCCGCCGCCGTCCCCACCCCGGACGCCGCCCGGCGGCCCCCCCGCGTAGCCCCGCGTGCGTGAGGCGACCGACGCCCGCACCGGGGCCGTGGCCTGCCCGGAGCCGGTCGCCGGTGCGCGCGGGGCATCCGGTGCCGCAGCCCGCCTCGGTACGGTGGCCGCATGACCCCACGCCCGGCGGCCCGGACCGCCACCGACGACACCGGCGCGACCGTCCGGACCGGCGCCGTACGCCGCGTGGTCTCCCTGGTGCCCTCGCTCACCGAGGCCGTCGCCGTCACCGCGCCCGGCCTCCTGGTCGGCGCCACCGACTGGTGCACCCACCCGGCCGGCCTGGACGTGCCCCGGATCGGCGGCACCAAGAACCCGGACCGCACCCGGATCGCCGACCTGCGTCCGGACCTGGTGATCGCCAACGAGGAGGAGAACCGGGCCGCCGACCTGGACGCGCTGCGGGCCGCCGGGATCCCCGTCTGGGTCACCGAGGTCCGGACCCTCGACCAGGCGTTCCGCTCCCTGGAACGCCTGCTCACCACCGCCTGCGGCCTGGAACGGCCCGCCTGGCTGGACGACGCCCGCCGCGCCTGGCAGGAGGCGCCGTCCCCGGCCGGACCGCCCCGCGCCGCCGTGGTGCCGATCTGGCGTCGGCCCTGGATGGTGCTCGGCCGCGACACCTTCGCCGGCGACGTCCTGCGGCGGCTCGGCCTCCGGCAGCTGTACGCCGACCACGCCGACCGCTACCCGGCCCTCCCGCTGGACCGGCTCACCGCCGCCGGCGCCGACCTGGTGGTCCTCCCCGACGAGCCCTACCGCTTCACCGCCACCGACGGCCCCGAGGCCTTCCCCGGCCTGCCCGCCGCCCTGCTCAGCGGCCGCCACCTCACCTGGTACGGGCCGTCGCTGGCCGAGGCGCCGACCGTCCTCGCCGCCCAGCTCGCCGCGGCCCTGCCGCCCGCAGCCGCGCACTGAGAGCCGGTCCGGACCTGTAGGCCGGGGCGACCAGACGTCAGGGTGTCGGCGCGGTCGGGTAGCGTCGGCCGCGCATGATCCGGCGCGGGCCGGTGAGGAGACGGGGGAGGCATGGCCGAGGACTTGACGGAGCTGTTGCGGCGGGTGGCCGCCCGGTCCGAGGGGCTGGTCGAGCTGGAACCCGGGCTGTCCGAGGAACGGATGGACGCCTGGCCCGTCCCCGTGCCGCCCGAGCTGCGGGCCCTGTTCCGGGAGACCGCCGGGATGCGGATCGCCGTCAGCCCCGTGGCGGCCAACGGCTACGTGGCCATCGAGCACATCAGCTTCGACCACCCCTACAACTCCGGCGGGTACCACGGCGCCGACGTCTCCTGGTACCAGGACCACGCGGGCGGGCCGGACAGCCACCGCTTCCTGTACACCGACACCGGGGACGGCCACGTCTACGTGGACGTGGACCGCGAATCCGGCGCCTGGGGGCCGGTGTTCGAGTTCTGGGACGCGACCGACACCCAACGGATCGCACCCTCCCTCGACGCCTGGCTGCGCGACCTGGCCGGCCACGTCGAGGCCGCGCTCACCACCGCCGGCACCGAACCCCGCGCCTTCGGCCGGGAGTTCCTCGACCGCTGGCACGACTCCCGCGACCGGCCCACCCGACTGACCCCGGTACCGGTCACGGACGCCCGCGAGAGCACCGACCCGCTGCTCCGCGAGGTCGCCGCCCGCCTCCCCGACACCGCCCGCCTGGTCGACCTCCGGACCACCGAAGGCCTCGCCTTCGTCGACTTCCGCCACCCCGTCACCTGCCGTTACACCCGCCACGCCAACGGCACCATCCTCGCCGCCACCCCCTGGACCGGCGAGTAACCCGCCACGCACCCGGCCAGCCACAAAGGGGCGCGGGGAACTGCGCGACGTGGAAACCCGCGACCGGTTCGCCCGGCTCGCGCAACCACCCCACCCGCCAACCGGCCGTCCCCCTGCACTCGGCCAGCCGCCCGCGTCCCGGAACCCCGCGACAGGTTCGCCCCGAATCCCCCACCCCTCCCCACCTGCCCTAAGGTCCCGCCCATGGAACAGACCGATCTGCCCACCCTCCTGACCCAGCTGGGCGACGACCGCACCCAGGACACCGCCGAATCCGCCCTCCAGGCGCTCGGCCCGTCCGTGGTCCCGCAGTTGCTGGCGATCCGCCGCGACGGCCCCGCCCGCCTGCGCCGCCCCGCCCTCCACGCCCTCACCCACC
The window above is part of the Kitasatospora sp. HUAS MG31 genome. Proteins encoded here:
- a CDS encoding lipase family protein — encoded protein: MAVPPFDHAATSHSLPHAYWMARAAALAYRARPAVEALARTWGFDEVRHFESRHPKPFPIEDTRAYVMASDRMIVAGFRGTDAGTIRGWLSDTATPPVPGPGGKGYVHHGFDRAVRSVYPELRDAVLELRTDQQTVWLTGHGLGGALAMLAGAHLYFEAPRLLPDGVYTYGQPRTCERLLAAAYREPFRHRSHRFVNNEDVVPRMPPGQVYTHVETLRRFDADGRLHEGAPPVGGVPDQGVQPDPFAPGTDGLRDHHVEHYLAAFERSLAATV
- a CDS encoding endonuclease/exonuclease/phosphatase family protein; the encoded protein is MITVATWNVLHRVHAENWGEDVPAHWPDEAARIAAISRLLAGRTERVIALQEVSGDQLTSLRDALRGRTVHAMRYPRTPRPRHGPVALADPAEYLVLAVDGSRERVAAEVYPEDPGKGLLAVRVEGVLCVATHVSFGERRAGQLARLAEVAAARPGEPALLLGDFNADRATVAAGLGAGFAVADLPPGGPPTRVRGGGGRAQWIDHVVVHGAEVAGAAVEEVAGLSDHNLVHATVTPFPA
- a CDS encoding recombinase family protein — its product is MYPTHPSQAGAGSAALYLRCYPYDHWGMTAHLHALEDHAARLGFSNPRLFLDNGISSRAADRPQLRMLLSRAATGQIDTVIVPGRWTFSLDDPTADAITSFLRSVGTDIIELPGRRRAAA
- a CDS encoding helical backbone metal receptor is translated as MTPRPAARTATDDTGATVRTGAVRRVVSLVPSLTEAVAVTAPGLLVGATDWCTHPAGLDVPRIGGTKNPDRTRIADLRPDLVIANEEENRAADLDALRAAGIPVWVTEVRTLDQAFRSLERLLTTACGLERPAWLDDARRAWQEAPSPAGPPRAAVVPIWRRPWMVLGRDTFAGDVLRRLGLRQLYADHADRYPALPLDRLTAAGADLVVLPDEPYRFTATDGPEAFPGLPAALLSGRHLTWYGPSLAEAPTVLAAQLAAALPPAAAH
- a CDS encoding SMI1/KNR4 family protein; this encodes MAEDLTELLRRVAARSEGLVELEPGLSEERMDAWPVPVPPELRALFRETAGMRIAVSPVAANGYVAIEHISFDHPYNSGGYHGADVSWYQDHAGGPDSHRFLYTDTGDGHVYVDVDRESGAWGPVFEFWDATDTQRIAPSLDAWLRDLAGHVEAALTTAGTEPRAFGREFLDRWHDSRDRPTRLTPVPVTDARESTDPLLREVAARLPDTARLVDLRTTEGLAFVDFRHPVTCRYTRHANGTILAATPWTGE